From the Gadus chalcogrammus isolate NIFS_2021 chromosome 18, NIFS_Gcha_1.0, whole genome shotgun sequence genome, the window AACGATCAACATCAGTCACGGTGGGGGCGCTTTATGAGGAGAGGCGGGGGCGACGCAGCTGAAATCAATTAAGAACTAATGAACAAAAGAACGTGATTGGTCTTGAGCGAGAAACTCGAGAGGAGAGACGGCATAGGCCTGCGTATTGATTAGAGCAAATAACGTTTGGTGTAATCCATTTGTATGGTAGGCCTACGCCGGTACGTGCTAGTGGTAAACTACAAATCTCcaagctttcttgcggcatttgcGGACGCAcgtccccttttggtcgtagaaGCTTTCCCGTTTCTCATTGGCTTCAAGCCGGGATGTAACAAACTTTAAAAATTGGCTTTTTAATGGGCGGCGACACTAGGGAATAGAACAGTGGCGTGAAGGATAGTGGAGCCCATAGCCCAACACACACCGGCGTCGAAGCGgcacgtaaaaaaaaacacccccaTTATTTCGGACGTAGGCCtactagcccacaccggcgGCAGCTAGACGCGCGCCAGCGCTCGGCGACGCGCCGACACTAGGCTTCACGCCACTGTTCTATTCTATGCTATTTCTTATGAAATGTTTCAAGCTAACCACAGTTATGAATGCTTTCACCAACCACATACTGTTCAACACCATATAAGGTTTTAATGATTTTGTAGATAAGATAAGacaaacatggccactttgCCCTTTCCGCTTAAGCCAAGACAGACCAAAGTTTTACCTGGGTAAATTAGAACATGTAGGCGTGGCTTaattaccattccgcccactcccGATATagctgtttgtttacctgtgttcgagagatgcttcatgaaccacctcaagAACGCAAGCCCGTTTACCGTGTCTCTGTTAgaataaaccacgtgttgaCATTTACCACCCTTCGAGTCATACCTGCACGAGACAACATACCACAAAGGATCTAAATAGTTTTTCATCATTTGATAGGGCATTTGTCTAAATGATGTCTGAATAGAATCAACTTCGGACTCAATAAACCCAGCTCGAGTTTTATAAATAGAACCAAACACCAAACATCATAACCCTGCCATCCCCTGGCGAAAGGTGAACTGTATCTCTAAGTAATCCCAGATGCACTAGTGGTCCTAAATCCCACCTGTTGAGAGGGACTCGTCCTCCGTTTACCATTTTGAGGAGATCTTCTGTAAAAGGAGTGTGGATGCccatcaaaaataaaatgtaggcctacataaaaatcCAAATCCTGGAGAAAGAAGTGTGGGACCTGCCTAAAAATAGACCTATATGCGTCTTATTGGTGGTTGTTGACGAGTAACTATCGCTAATGCACAGCGCGGCAAAATGTTAAATTGAGGGTCAAATGGGTCAAAATACCCTTTTCCCATCCGTTCAACCTCTGTTGCTATCTACGTCTGGTGCTTAAGCAGGTGGTTTCATTTAATCAGTTAAGTGATAAAACTAAAAAATTCTGCCTCGAGGACTACATCACTTTAAATCATCACTTAATGAATGCAGCCTACGTGTTGAGGGAAAATACGTAAAGACGTCTTAACCAGGCTGGTTGTTAGTCCACGTCGCCCCCTAGTGGAGACTGTTGGCATGTACTTTAATGGTTATTCATGGTACATTTGTCAGCAACCCTGACCACTCAAGTGTGTGCGGACTGGAGTCAAGGTCAGCTCAGCTGACAATGACAGCAGCGATGGATTCCTTGGCGTCTGAACTTATTTGAACGTTAAACATAAAAGTGTGAGCAATTAGGCCTAAAACATTAAACTTATGCTGATGCTGCAAAGTACAGGCCTAGTTTAGACTATATATTTCAATACTTAGTTTATTTTAAAGGCGTCATTCCTAGAGAAACCGTTTAATCTTGTTCCTTATGATATACGATAGGTCACTCGGAGTTGCATATGCATGCTGAACGTTGAAATGTTCTTCTACCTCGATTGCCTGCATTAGCAAATTAAAGAAAATAGACGCATAAAAGAGCGAATTAGAAAAGTCAGTTGGTGAATTAGTGTTCATGGCCACGCCCACCTTGGCTTGGTGTGCgagggttaggggaggagccaggggttaggggaggagccaggtgttagaggaggagagcggaggaCGTCATCTTGAGGAAACGAAACCTAAGGTTCAGAGAAACCATAGTCACTCGACGTGCaagcagttctctctttcaggagTAAAATCAAACAATAACTACCACAAGGTGAGTAAAATAGCACAACTTTGATACAAGTTAAAACCTTTCTTCCTTATAATAAGACAAATAATGGAAatgctcaatacataaaccttgtttgtctaggaatggcctctccTACTTCCTGGACTGAGGAGAACTTTTCAtgtcccatctgtctggatgtgttcagcagcccagtttccacaccatgtggacacaacttctgcagaacctgtatcaCAAAATTCTGGGATGAACAAGCCCAGTGCAAATGTCCAGTTTGCAACGAGCTCTTCCACAATAGACCTGATTTGAAGGTCAATATCCTCGTATCAGAGATGGCTGCTCAGTTTAAAACGTCTGTACGAGtgaaagagcagccttgtgttgaatcaggagaagttccctgtgacgtctgcactggaacccagctgaaggccgtgaagtcctgcctaatgTGTTTtacctcttactgccaaacccacctggagccacatcagagagtcgcagtCCTGAAGAAACATCAGCTGGTCGAGCCTTTGGACCATCTGGAAGaaaggatgtgtaagaaacatgaCCGACTTCTAGAGCTCTTCTGCaggactgaacaggtgtgtgtgtgtcagttctgcacagagggTGACCACAgatcccatcctgttgtacctctgaaggaggaatatgaagtgaagatggCCCAGCTGGGAAACATAGAGTCTGAAGTTccgcagatgatccaggagagaaagcaaaagattaaggagatcaaAGACACAATACAATTGAGCAAGaaagacgcagacagagagattgcCGATGGTTTGCAGGCCCTCACCGCTCTGAtgcgctgcattgaaaagtgGCAGGAAGATTTCAACAAAACGAttcaagagaaactgaaatccacagagaaacaagctgaagacctgatcaaagagctggagcaggaaattaaggatctgaccaatagaagctcagaggtgaagcagctctcacaaactgaagaccacctccgcttcctccaggccttcagatccctgaagggtcctccacccaccagggactggaccacggtggaggtccgtcctccgtcatacgtagggacctggaggagatccctggatcagctggaggagacactgaacatggagataaGGAAgctgtgtgatgatgatgatctgaagagggtccagcagtatgaagtagatgtgactctggatcctgatacagctgcTTCCAGTCTCCTCCTGTCTGAGGATAGGAAACAAGTACATTATGGAGGTCCagggaataaactcccagacaACCTGAAGAGATTTACATCTTTGAATTGTATTCTctcgaggcagagcttctcatcagggagattttattttgaggtccaggttaaagataAGTCTGTATGGT encodes:
- the LOC130371467 gene encoding E3 ubiquitin-protein ligase TRIM38-like, translated to MASPTSWTEENFSCPICLDVFSSPVSTPCGHNFCRTCITKFWDEQAQCKCPVCNELFHNRPDLKVNILVSEMAAQFKTSVRVKEQPCVESGEVPCDVCTGTQLKAVKSCLMCFTSYCQTHLEPHQRVAVLKKHQLVEPLDHLEERMCKKHDRLLELFCRTEQVCVCQFCTEGDHRSHPVVPLKEEYEVKMAQLGNIESEVPQMIQERKQKIKEIKDTIQLSKKDADREIADGLQALTALMRCIEKWQEDFNKTIQEKLKSTEKQAEDLIKELEQEIKDLTNRSSEVKQLSQTEDHLRFLQAFRSLKGPPPTRDWTTVEVRPPSYVGTWRRSLDQLEETLNMEIRKLCDDDDLKRVQQYEVDVTLDPDTAASSLLLSEDRKQVHYGGPGNKLPDNLKRFTSLNCILSRQSFSSGRFYFEVQVKDKSVWCLGVARESINRKANIALTPKNGCWRISFNKDVFVFHDDPVVRVPLRAELQKVGVFVDYEKGLLSFYDVEARVHIYSATGCTFSEPLYPFLYPIDFDGRISSLLIISPVNQTD